Proteins encoded together in one Myotis daubentonii chromosome 17, mMyoDau2.1, whole genome shotgun sequence window:
- the SLA gene encoding src-like-adapter isoform X3: protein MIRESETKKGFYSLSVRHRQVKHYRIFRLPNNWYYISPRLTFQCLEDLVNHYSEVADGLCCVLTTPCLTQSTAAPAVRASDSPVTLRQKTLDWRKMSRLQEDPEGTGNPLGVDESLFSYGLRESIASYLSLAGDSGAPLDRKKKSISLLYSGSKRKSAFFSSSPPYFED from the exons GCTTCTACTCCCTCTCCGTGCGGCACCGGCAGGTCAAGCACTACCGCATCTTCCGCCTGCCCAACAACTGGTACTACATCTCGCCGCGGCTCACCTTCCAGTGCCTGGAGGACCTGGTCAACCACTACTCCG AGGTGGCCGACGGCCTGTGCTGCGTGCTGACCACACCCTGCCTCACCCAGAGCACCGCTGCCCCGGCCGTGAGGGCCTCCGACTCGCCCGTCACCCTGCGCCAGAAGACCCTGGACTGGAGGAAGATGTCCAG GCTGCAGGAGGACCCCGAGGGCACGGGGAACCCACTGGGCGTGGACGAGTCCCTCTTCAGCTACGGCCTGCGGGAGAGCATCGCCTCCTACCTGTCCCTGGCGGGCGACAGCGGCGCGCCCCTGGACCGCAAGAAGAAGAGCATCTCCCTGCTGTACAGCGGGAGCAAGAGGAAGAGCGCCTTCTTCTCGTCGTCGCCGCCCTACTTCGAGGACTAG